One part of the Leucobacter triazinivorans genome encodes these proteins:
- a CDS encoding TetR/AcrR family transcriptional regulator, producing the protein MREAEGGGLRERKRRATRAAIERGALELALEHGYEHVTVEMICEYAMISPRTFFNYAGSKERAVLGIDPPLPASDRREAYAGGLGGSPLEDLVVTLVEGLADHGGVGPDTLRARHRILRENPSLAMKELARMEEAQNSIVDLVRARLVGDDPSRDSDPALDDETRMTVSLAMGVVHYLMQDWIAGGPAAGDGGVVRRATALARRVAGG; encoded by the coding sequence ATGAGGGAGGCAGAGGGCGGCGGGCTGCGCGAGCGCAAGCGCCGCGCGACGCGGGCGGCGATCGAGCGGGGCGCGCTGGAGCTCGCCCTCGAGCACGGCTACGAGCACGTGACCGTGGAGATGATCTGCGAGTACGCGATGATCTCGCCGCGCACCTTCTTCAACTACGCCGGCTCCAAGGAGCGCGCGGTGCTCGGGATCGATCCGCCGCTTCCCGCATCGGATCGCCGGGAGGCCTACGCGGGGGGCCTCGGCGGATCCCCTCTCGAGGATCTCGTCGTCACGCTCGTCGAGGGCCTGGCCGACCACGGCGGGGTCGGCCCGGACACGCTTCGCGCACGGCACCGGATCCTGCGGGAGAACCCTTCGCTCGCGATGAAGGAGCTCGCCCGCATGGAGGAGGCGCAGAACTCCATCGTCGACCTCGTCCGCGCCCGGCTCGTCGGGGACGACCCCTCGCGCGATTCGGATCCCGCGCTCGACGATGAGACCCGGATGACGGTCTCGCTCGCCATGGGTGTCGTGCACTACCTCATGCAGGACTGGATCGCCGGCGGGCCCGCCGCGGGGGACGGCGGCGTCGTGCGCCGGGCCACCGCGCTCGCCCGGCGCGTCGCCGGAGGGTGA